The stretch of DNA AGGAGGAGGAACAGGCCTCTCTAGCTCAAAATCTGTGTTTGGAAGGTTCCTCCATGAACTAAAATCACTCGCTTCAGGTGGAACTGTAAAGTTTAAATCCCTTCCAGTAAGCTCCATCCACCTTTTCCGGTCTTCCTCACTCAGAGCCATGAGATTTGGTGCTGGAACAACCTCAATCCCATGTAGACATTGGGGGTTTGACAATCCTCTGTATTGCTTCCGTTGCATCCTGTGTGAACGGACAAATCCTTTATCCACACTAAACGGAAATGGACGCTCTCCTTGGCGAGAATGGCCATTCATGTAGCTTCTGAGTTGCATCTTACCCAGAGCATTCTCGGGTCTCTCCTTGAAAACCCACATGTACATATTCTCCATATCGTGTTGAACCATAAAAATATCCAACTTCAGATCTGATTTGTCAAAACCAGAAACACCGTTGCTATCACGAATAATCTTGCCCTTTGATTTGTCATTCAAAGCAGGCTTAAAGTAAAAGCTAAAGAATAACCAAGCACCCCATATGCTGTCTACCCGCTTGGCAAATTTTCGTTCCACTTTGGGTGCAGCAAGGTAGCTCTCAACCTCAAATGCTTGTGAACTGAGCCCAACATCCAAAATATCACACTGGTCTGAGTTCCATGGCTGCGGGGGAGGGCTACGCTCGGCGGAGAGAGGCAAATTGATATCAGGCGGCCGAGAAAGAACAGTTTGCCTATtcatttccaaatccaattcatcATGAGAAGAAGCACTTGAATCCATAGATAAGAGGGTGGAAGGGTGATGATTTTCCATTAACAAGGCTGTGAGCAAAGAATCTCCCATTTCAGCTTATCCGGTTGGAGAAGGTAAGTACTGGTGTTGGTGgtttaattttttccatttttaccaCCCCCGAAAACAAAGATTTCAACAAAACAACAACATTATGAACACCATCATCATCATATCAGTCACCACATGA from Gossypium hirsutum isolate 1008001.06 chromosome D04, Gossypium_hirsutum_v2.1, whole genome shotgun sequence encodes:
- the LOC107899301 gene encoding uncharacterized protein; translated protein: MGDSLLTALLMENHHPSTLLSMDSSASSHDELDLEMNRQTVLSRPPDINLPLSAERSPPPQPWNSDQCDILDVGLSSQAFEVESYLAAPKVERKFAKRVDSIWGAWLFFSFYFKPALNDKSKGKIIRDSNGVSGFDKSDLKLDIFMVQHDMENMYMWVFKERPENALGKMQLRSYMNGHSRQGERPFPFSVDKGFVRSHRMQRKQYRGLSNPQCLHGIEVVPAPNLMALSEEDRKRWMELTGRDLNFTVPPEASDFSSWRNLPNTDFELERPVPPPSIKSASNSHSKKLLNGSGLNLCSQPSNHSNGDGMDLTLVSNKRRKELFRHRNNDDCYLPAIPPSDRIPDMEIHPSEPHWLKDFSGIMKNVYGPVTAAKTIYEDEAGYLIIISLPFVDLQRVKVSWRNTLTHGIIKISCVSTSGMPFIKRHERTFKLTDPASEHCSPGEFVREIPLSTRIPEDANIEAYHDGPGSVLEIMVPKLRVVPEEHEVLVCLRPKLIGSDLMLT